A genome region from Macaca fascicularis isolate 582-1 chromosome 3, T2T-MFA8v1.1 includes the following:
- the TMEM176A gene encoding transmembrane protein 176A isoform X1, with the protein METADSNEMALEAPQPTHVHVHIHQESALAKLLLTCCSALQPRATQARGSSRLLVASWVMQIVLGILSAVLGGFFYIPNYTLLVTSGAAIWTGAVAVLAGATAFIYEKRGGTCWALLRTLLALAAFSTAIAALKLWNEDFRYGYYYDSICHISTSSGWITPAPTDSPEEVRRLHVCTSFLYMLKALIRTLHAMLLGVWILLFLASLAPLWLYCWRKFPTKGKRHQKEMLEVS; encoded by the exons ATGGAGACAGCCGACAGTAATGAGATGGCCCTGGAGGCCCCACAACCCACCCACGTCCATGTGCACATCCACCAGGAGTCTGCCCTGGCCAAGCTCCTGCTGACCTGCTGCTCTGCACTGCAGCCCCGGGCCACCCAGGCCAGGGGCAGCAGCCGGCTGCTGGTGGCCTCGTGG GTGATGCAGATTGTGCTGGGGATCTTGAGTGCAGTCCTGGGAGGATTTTTCTACATCCCCAACTACACCCTCCTGGTCACCTCGGGAGCTGCCATCTGGACAGGGGCTGTG GCTGTGCTAGCTGGAGCTACTGCCTTCATTTATGAGAAACGGGGTGGTACCTGCTGG gccctgCTGAGGACTCTGCTAGCGCTAGCAGCTTTCTCCACAGCCATCGCTGCCCTCAAACTTTGGAATGAAGATTTCCGATATGGCTATTATTACGACAGTATCTGCCACATCTCCACCTCGAGTGGCTGGATCACCCCAGCCCCCACTGACAGTCCAGAAGAAGTCAGAAGGCTACACGTGTGTACCTCCTTCCTGTACATGCTAAAG gccttaATCCGTACCCTTCATGCCATGCTCTTGGGTGTCTGGATTCTGCTGTTTCTGGCATCTCTGGCCCCTCTGTGGCTGTACTGCTGGAGAAAGTTCCCAACCAAAGGG aAAAGACACCAGAAGGAGATGTTGGAAGTGAGCTGA
- the TMEM176A gene encoding transmembrane protein 176A isoform X2 gives METADSNEMALEAPQPTHVHVHIHQESALAKLLLTCCSALQPRATQARGSSRLLVASWVMQIVLGILSAVLGGFFYIPNYTLLVTSGAAIWTGAVAVLAGATAFIYEKRGGTCWALLRTLLALAAFSTAIAALKLWNEDFRYGYYYDSICHISTSSGWITPAPTDSPEEVRRLHVCTSFLYMLKKRHQKEMLEVS, from the exons ATGGAGACAGCCGACAGTAATGAGATGGCCCTGGAGGCCCCACAACCCACCCACGTCCATGTGCACATCCACCAGGAGTCTGCCCTGGCCAAGCTCCTGCTGACCTGCTGCTCTGCACTGCAGCCCCGGGCCACCCAGGCCAGGGGCAGCAGCCGGCTGCTGGTGGCCTCGTGG GTGATGCAGATTGTGCTGGGGATCTTGAGTGCAGTCCTGGGAGGATTTTTCTACATCCCCAACTACACCCTCCTGGTCACCTCGGGAGCTGCCATCTGGACAGGGGCTGTG GCTGTGCTAGCTGGAGCTACTGCCTTCATTTATGAGAAACGGGGTGGTACCTGCTGG gccctgCTGAGGACTCTGCTAGCGCTAGCAGCTTTCTCCACAGCCATCGCTGCCCTCAAACTTTGGAATGAAGATTTCCGATATGGCTATTATTACGACAGTATCTGCCACATCTCCACCTCGAGTGGCTGGATCACCCCAGCCCCCACTGACAGTCCAGAAGAAGTCAGAAGGCTACACGTGTGTACCTCCTTCCTGTACATGCTAAAG aAAAGACACCAGAAGGAGATGTTGGAAGTGAGCTGA